One part of the Vibrio ponticus genome encodes these proteins:
- a CDS encoding SDR family NAD(P)-dependent oxidoreductase, translating to MYQDKIVVVTGGSRGIGQHLAEGYSKLGAQVVVLDVLLSEYSGIDFIKTDLADVGSVDKAFETIEQRYGKVDVLINNGAIANFNKPLNELSYDEFSRVIDVNLKGAFACCRQFIRLNQEQTYGRIVNIASTRWNQNESGWDAYGASKGGLVSLTHSMAISLAASPITVNAVSPGWIQVEDYQQLVDFDHQQHPSGRVGKARDIVNACLFLTHPENDFINGHNLVVDGGMSKKMIYQDSLLNES from the coding sequence ATGTATCAAGATAAAATAGTGGTTGTGACGGGCGGTAGTCGCGGAATAGGTCAGCACCTAGCAGAGGGCTACTCTAAGCTGGGCGCTCAGGTAGTGGTTTTGGATGTTTTGCTTTCTGAGTATTCAGGGATCGATTTTATCAAGACGGATTTAGCTGACGTAGGCAGTGTAGATAAGGCATTCGAGACCATAGAGCAAAGATATGGCAAGGTTGATGTGCTAATCAACAATGGCGCGATTGCTAACTTCAATAAACCTCTGAATGAATTGAGCTACGACGAGTTTTCGCGCGTTATTGACGTTAATTTGAAAGGGGCGTTTGCTTGCTGTCGTCAGTTCATTCGCCTCAATCAAGAGCAAACTTATGGGCGAATCGTAAACATCGCATCTACTCGCTGGAACCAGAATGAGTCAGGTTGGGATGCTTATGGTGCTTCCAAAGGCGGTTTAGTATCGCTGACTCACTCTATGGCTATTTCGTTAGCGGCAAGCCCAATCACCGTTAATGCTGTGAGCCCTGGTTGGATTCAGGTTGAGGATTATCAGCAGTTGGTTGACTTCGATCATCAGCAACATCCGTCAGGTAGAGTTGGCAAAGCTCGTGATATTGTTAATGCTTGCCTTTTCTTGACTCACCCTGAGAATGATTTTATCAATGGTCATAATCTAGTGGTTGATGGCGGAATGAGTAAGAAAATGATTTATCAGGACAGTTTGCTCAACGAGTCTTAG
- a CDS encoding peptidylprolyl isomerase, with amino-acid sequence MIIFTTNFGDITIELDQQKASETSKNFLRYCNEGFYENTLFHRVIDGFMIQGGGYELRDDGFAVNMVEKRTHAPIANEAYNGLKNITGSIAMARTDAPHSATAQFFINLEDNDFLDHTGKTNYGWGYAVFGRVTMGMDVVEKIAKVDTITRFGHEDMPAHDVVIEKVVVR; translated from the coding sequence ATGATCATTTTTACCACTAACTTTGGCGACATCACTATTGAACTCGACCAACAAAAAGCGTCTGAAACAAGCAAGAATTTCTTACGTTACTGCAACGAAGGTTTCTATGAGAACACTCTTTTCCACCGAGTGATCGATGGATTTATGATTCAAGGTGGCGGCTACGAATTACGTGACGACGGCTTTGCAGTTAACATGGTAGAAAAGCGCACTCACGCACCGATTGCCAATGAAGCGTATAATGGCTTGAAAAACATCACAGGTTCCATCGCAATGGCAAGAACCGATGCTCCACACTCTGCAACCGCACAGTTCTTTATTAACTTAGAAGATAATGACTTTTTAGATCACACAGGAAAAACCAATTACGGTTGGGGTTATGCCGTTTTCGGTCGTGTCACAATGGGCATGGATGTGGTTGAGAAAATTGCCAAAGTGGACACTATCACCCGCTTTGGTCATGAAGATATGCCGGCACATGATGTGGTGATAGAGAAAGTAGTCGTCCGTTAA
- a CDS encoding phosphatase PAP2 family protein, whose amino-acid sequence MKHKFIAPLFAVSALWSSHSLALEGQELETTGDILQWAIPATAGVISLAKFDGEGFGQLVEGAFLTASATHILKVAINAERPNGGDYSMPSGHTSAAMQGAAYLQFRYGWKYGVPAYLAAGVVGYSRVDRNYHYWRDVAAGTLLATAIQYSVTKAGFSVTNFAVAPTFDGERVGILANIKF is encoded by the coding sequence ATGAAACATAAGTTTATAGCTCCTCTCTTTGCTGTCAGTGCGTTATGGAGTTCGCACTCATTGGCGCTAGAAGGTCAGGAGTTGGAAACAACAGGAGATATTTTACAGTGGGCGATTCCAGCCACTGCGGGCGTAATTTCTTTGGCAAAATTTGATGGGGAAGGTTTTGGTCAGCTTGTTGAAGGCGCGTTTTTAACAGCGAGTGCGACCCATATATTAAAGGTCGCGATTAACGCTGAGCGACCTAATGGCGGTGACTATAGTATGCCTTCAGGTCACACGTCGGCTGCGATGCAGGGGGCAGCTTACTTACAGTTTCGCTATGGTTGGAAGTATGGTGTACCCGCTTATTTGGCAGCAGGTGTTGTCGGTTACTCAAGAGTGGATCGAAACTATCACTATTGGCGCGATGTGGCGGCAGGTACTCTATTGGCAACGGCAATACAGTATTCAGTGACTAAAGCAGGCTTCAGTGTCACTAATTTTGCTGTCGCCCCCACATTCGATGGTGAGCGAGTAGGGATTCTCGCTAACATAAAATTTTAA
- a CDS encoding outer membrane beta-barrel protein — MKKLLTILFLLSVSVPSFAKSPFYIGGSVSQSSIHADDSLSHSLVVGSGLITGLSLEGGFTTHGKFEVSQAELEAQSLYGAIKPNLNFGPLQLYGKIGAHSWIIESSNKPEFDDDSLDLFWAVGVDYAVMGPLALGVEYTSYEIAGTTLESVGVTAVLYLF, encoded by the coding sequence ATGAAAAAGTTACTCACGATCTTATTTCTCTTAAGTGTGTCAGTACCAAGCTTTGCAAAAAGCCCTTTCTATATCGGTGGTTCAGTAAGCCAATCGTCAATTCATGCTGATGACTCACTATCTCATAGCTTAGTGGTTGGTTCGGGGCTAATCACCGGCTTAAGTTTGGAAGGTGGTTTTACGACTCATGGTAAGTTTGAGGTCAGCCAAGCAGAGCTAGAGGCTCAGTCGCTCTATGGTGCGATCAAACCCAATCTAAACTTCGGTCCACTGCAACTCTACGGCAAGATCGGTGCACACTCATGGATCATCGAAAGCTCGAATAAACCAGAATTTGATGATGACAGTTTAGACTTATTCTGGGCGGTTGGCGTGGATTATGCCGTAATGGGTCCACTGGCACTTGGCGTTGAATATACCTCGTACGAAATTGCAGGCACCACTTTGGAATCCGTCGGTGTGACAGCGGTATTGTACTTATTTTAG
- a CDS encoding Crp/Fnr family transcriptional regulator, with amino-acid sequence MQHFDSIAERGQALLLDLIDQSNPKEKLFAKGEYLLRQNQVVDTIYLVDMSMCTIESSCNNGRVFSFGLFFCINQIFGEMEAFTGKPCQFSIKAYDDLVAKAIPIAVFEKMVTEHSEVAVFLARNLAVNYQNATRNLIYQLLNPITARIAYDIEQRDQNLKPNRAFTVAVNESDRFGCSDRVYRRAVKELIDSEVVKKIDGKLIIHDYQKLHALLHNDDV; translated from the coding sequence ATGCAACACTTTGATTCCATCGCTGAACGTGGGCAAGCTTTGCTGCTGGATTTAATAGATCAATCTAACCCCAAAGAAAAACTGTTTGCTAAAGGTGAATATTTGCTGCGCCAGAATCAAGTGGTGGATACCATCTATTTAGTCGATATGAGCATGTGCACCATCGAGTCATCGTGTAACAATGGGCGTGTATTTAGCTTCGGTTTGTTTTTTTGTATTAATCAAATCTTTGGTGAGATGGAAGCGTTTACCGGTAAACCTTGTCAATTCAGCATTAAGGCGTATGACGATCTTGTCGCCAAGGCAATTCCTATCGCTGTATTTGAAAAAATGGTGACAGAGCATAGTGAAGTTGCGGTTTTTTTGGCTAGAAATCTCGCCGTGAATTACCAAAACGCCACGCGCAACCTTATCTACCAACTGTTAAATCCGATCACGGCACGAATTGCTTATGATATTGAGCAGCGAGATCAAAACCTGAAACCCAATCGCGCTTTTACTGTAGCGGTGAATGAATCCGATCGGTTTGGCTGTTCAGATCGAGTCTATCGTCGAGCGGTAAAAGAGCTGATCGATAGTGAGGTGGTTAAAAAAATAGATGGGAAGTTAATTATTCACGATTATCAAAAGTTACACGCGTTATTACATAATGACGATGTATAA
- a CDS encoding immunoglobulin-like domain-containing protein gives MKKTLIAGLVIASISAPAYAFDSRQDYTLSGEVGSFLDTMELEPYEIKVVGYEANGGGRYLESAFDAETYTQWKSDKKNTQSFTNEVTVSFEKAETVGRIIYDRKRDESGQAEKFSIYASLSDEGDDFQLVATGNAVPHAPRLADLTFAPTLAKRIKVVFDKTNDDYASAVDFYFYMPSPFSTVESWFTDATFSELTIDSLTFEQIEKVKRLIDEYQHEDDYIGIDKGPYYTYIDVAKELVADPDKYINDVAVIEDQQRDANNDINEVRFSSDSIVTGFAAIPHTEIEVFIDSGDNPHGKIPLQFSQVAGNGQTGSFETIEIYPGYHRITVPNPLNGNNIGEGVRFGGPVYVKYPASYNGSPIKIRIKGGQKYPIFRSGDDQQQFKQQLRDYHAEYQRDPKIIGVYELHFKNLFFTDLLENGIRSFVNQDIDLEKLNDHWDDKSRNVLEIFGLPEEYIDNAMTHMALDSSQKFIAHATHGVTYYPRDIHFHQLPYNGDSSIFYHEWSHLLEHWGFTESEVTTNVATYVLSQRYDDVDVMTKETTDYYQGYFTSRYELMYKELFENKSFDSMKQGTMTMMYVQLEILQPGFWAEINKRYRNGDLPKKDRVSFVTQASEILGYDLSSHFKRYGYISKDAVIEDIQHLEKLEKPTWYLTTFGALDYQGEGFTESPNAKVSHVNRKDVFISYDETQREHLLGFEVYRDGKLVGFTHTSVFVDRAIASTADHEYKVKAVDKKLNIDSGINTAPELKAYPSRNVLIGSEFNPQDHVTAWDEQDGELTQYITYQGFVDTSKEGRYQVTYEVMDQGGLTATATQWIFTVDPSEVAKPDAVVKLEAKTKEAEQWLSNGQGSCEAWMYTNMQEMVAMGYEVLDDPNHTQSNVMSTYMMLTLDLEDYKECSVNSSL, from the coding sequence ATGAAAAAAACTCTAATTGCGGGTTTGGTTATTGCATCAATTTCCGCACCCGCCTATGCCTTCGATAGTCGCCAAGACTATACCTTATCAGGTGAAGTGGGTTCATTTTTAGATACTATGGAACTTGAACCTTATGAGATTAAGGTGGTTGGCTATGAGGCGAATGGTGGTGGTCGTTACTTAGAGAGTGCGTTTGATGCTGAAACGTATACTCAGTGGAAGAGTGACAAAAAAAATACTCAATCATTTACCAATGAAGTTACGGTTTCATTTGAAAAAGCTGAGACTGTCGGGCGAATTATCTATGACCGAAAACGAGATGAAAGTGGACAGGCAGAGAAGTTTAGTATCTACGCGTCTCTTTCTGATGAAGGCGACGATTTTCAGTTAGTCGCAACAGGTAATGCTGTGCCACATGCCCCGCGCTTGGCGGATCTTACCTTTGCTCCAACGCTAGCAAAACGCATTAAAGTGGTGTTCGATAAGACCAATGATGATTATGCAAGTGCGGTAGATTTCTACTTCTATATGCCATCACCATTTTCAACAGTAGAGAGTTGGTTTACCGATGCAACTTTTTCTGAGTTGACGATTGATTCACTGACGTTTGAACAAATTGAGAAAGTGAAACGGCTGATTGACGAGTACCAACATGAAGATGACTATATTGGTATAGATAAGGGTCCATACTACACCTACATTGATGTAGCAAAAGAACTGGTTGCGGATCCTGATAAATACATTAATGACGTGGCGGTGATTGAAGACCAACAGCGCGACGCAAACAATGATATCAATGAAGTACGCTTTTCTTCAGATAGTATTGTGACCGGTTTTGCCGCGATCCCTCATACCGAAATTGAAGTATTTATTGATAGTGGTGATAACCCTCATGGGAAAATCCCGCTGCAGTTTTCTCAAGTCGCAGGCAATGGTCAAACCGGTTCGTTTGAAACGATTGAGATCTATCCTGGTTACCATCGTATTACCGTACCGAATCCATTAAATGGTAACAACATTGGAGAAGGTGTGCGTTTTGGTGGTCCGGTTTATGTGAAATACCCGGCTTCGTACAATGGCTCGCCAATTAAGATTCGTATCAAAGGTGGACAGAAGTACCCAATTTTCCGCTCGGGTGATGACCAACAGCAATTTAAACAGCAGTTGCGTGACTATCATGCAGAATATCAACGTGATCCTAAGATCATCGGTGTGTATGAGTTGCACTTCAAAAACTTGTTCTTTACCGATTTGCTCGAAAACGGCATACGTTCTTTTGTAAATCAAGATATTGATTTAGAGAAATTAAATGACCACTGGGATGACAAGTCGCGTAATGTTTTAGAAATCTTCGGGTTACCTGAAGAGTATATCGACAATGCTATGACTCATATGGCGCTCGATAGCTCGCAGAAATTTATTGCTCATGCGACACACGGTGTAACTTATTACCCAAGAGACATCCATTTTCATCAATTACCATACAATGGTGACTCATCAATCTTTTACCACGAGTGGAGTCATTTGTTAGAGCATTGGGGGTTCACTGAGTCTGAGGTGACGACAAACGTTGCTACTTATGTGCTTAGTCAAAGATACGATGACGTTGATGTGATGACGAAGGAAACCACCGACTACTATCAAGGTTACTTCACATCTCGTTATGAACTGATGTACAAAGAGCTGTTTGAAAACAAGTCATTTGATTCGATGAAGCAAGGCACGATGACAATGATGTACGTTCAACTTGAGATATTGCAACCTGGTTTCTGGGCAGAAATCAATAAGCGTTACCGTAATGGCGATTTGCCGAAGAAAGATCGCGTATCGTTTGTTACGCAAGCGTCTGAAATCCTCGGCTATGATCTGTCATCGCATTTCAAACGCTATGGTTACATCAGTAAAGACGCAGTGATTGAAGATATTCAACACTTAGAGAAGTTGGAGAAACCAACATGGTACCTAACTACTTTTGGTGCGCTGGACTATCAAGGTGAAGGCTTTACCGAGTCGCCAAATGCGAAAGTATCCCATGTAAACCGTAAAGATGTATTTATTAGTTACGATGAAACGCAGCGCGAGCACCTACTGGGCTTTGAAGTATACCGTGATGGCAAGTTAGTTGGTTTTACCCATACTTCTGTGTTTGTTGACCGCGCGATTGCGAGTACAGCGGACCATGAATATAAAGTAAAAGCAGTCGATAAAAAGTTAAATATTGATAGTGGTATTAACACTGCTCCAGAGCTTAAAGCTTATCCAAGCCGAAACGTTCTGATTGGTAGCGAGTTTAACCCGCAAGATCATGTCACAGCATGGGATGAGCAAGATGGTGAGTTAACACAGTACATTACTTATCAAGGCTTTGTTGATACGAGCAAAGAAGGTCGCTACCAAGTGACGTATGAAGTGATGGACCAAGGGGGGTTAACAGCGACTGCGACACAATGGATTTTTACAGTTGATCCTAGCGAAGTTGCTAAACCGGATGCGGTAGTGAAGCTGGAAGCCAAGACGAAAGAAGCAGAGCAATGGCTGTCAAACGGTCAAGGCAGCTGTGAAGCTTGGATGTACACCAATATGCAAGAGATGGTGGCGATGGGTTATGAAGTACTTGATGATCCAAATCATACCCAATCGAACGTGATGTCCACGTACATGATGCTAACTTTAGACTTAGAAGACTACAAAGAGTGTTCGGTGAATAGCTCTTTATAA